The Canis lupus dingo isolate Sandy chromosome 4, ASM325472v2, whole genome shotgun sequence genome contains a region encoding:
- the SLU7 gene encoding pre-mRNA-splicing factor SLU7: MCRSSGNYRSGCRERAESQEVNIDGLSLFLSGGFGFCCDRIGGIQITMSAAAVDAVNAAPLSGSKEMSLEEPKKMTREDWRKKKELEEQRKLGNAPAEVDEEGKDINPHIPQYISSVPWYIDPSKRPTLKHQRPQPEKQKQYSSSGEWYKRGVKENSITTKYRKGACENCGAMTHKKKDCFERPRRVGAKFTGTNIAPDEHVQPQLMFDYDGKRDRWNGYNPEEHMKIVEEYAKVDLAKRTLKAQKLQEELASGKLVEQANSPKHQWGEEEPNSQMEKDHNSEDEDEDKYADDIDMPGQNFDSKRRITVRNLRIREDIAKYLRNLDPNSAYYDPKTRAMRENPYANAGKNPDEVSYAGDNFVRYTGDTISMAQTQLFAWEAYDKGSEVHLQADPTKLELLYKSFKVKKEDFKEQQKESILEKYGGQEHLDAPPAELLLAQTEDYVEYSRHGTVIKGQERAVACSKYEEDVKIHNHTHIWGSYWKEGRWGYKCCHSFFKYSYCTGEAGKEIANSEECIINDISGEESVKKPQTLMEMHQEKLKEEKKKKKKKKKKHRKSSSDSDDEEKKHEKLKKALNAEEARLLHVKEIMQIDERKRPYNSIYETREPTEEEMEAYRMKRQRPDDPMASFLGQ, from the exons ATGTGTCGCTCGTCCGGAAACTACCGCAGTGGCTGCCGGGAGAGGGCGGAAAGCCAGGAAGTAAACATTGACGGATTGAGTTTGTTTCTGTCGGGAGGTTTTGGGTTCTGCTGTGACCGGATTGG AGGTATCCAGATAACCATGTCAGCTGCAGCTGTAGATGCAGTTAATGCAGCCCCCCTGTCGGGGTCCAAAGAAATGAGTCTGGAGGAACCAAAGAAGATGACCAGAGAGGactggagaaagaagaaggagctAGAAGAACAGCGAAAACTGGGTAATGCTCCAGCAGAAGTTGATGAAGAAGGAAA agacATCAACCCTCATATACCTCAGTATATTTCTTCAGTGCCATGGTATATTGATCCATCAAAAAGACCTACTTTAAAGCACCAGAGACCAcaaccagagaaacaaaagcaatacagCTCATCTGGAGAATGGTACAAGAGGGGTGTAAAAGAG AATTCCATAACTACTAAGTACCGCAAAGGAGCATGTGAAAATTGTGGGGCCAtgacacacaaaaagaaagactGCTTTGAG AGACCTAGGCGAGTTGGAGCAAAATTTACAGGTACTAATATTGCTCCAGATGAACATGTCCAGCCTCAGCTGATGTTTGACTATGATGGGAAGAGGGATCGGTGGAATGGCTATAATCCAGAGGAACACATGAAAATTGTAGAAGAATATGCCAAAGTTGATCTG gCAAAACGAACACTGAAAGCCCAGAAACTCCAAGAAGAATTAGCCTCAGGAAAATTAGTGGAACAGGCt AATTCTCCAAAACACCAGTGGGGAGAAGAGGAACCAAATTCTCAGatg GAAAAAGATCATAATAGTGAAGATGAGGATGAAGATAAATATGCAGATGATATTGACATGCCTGGACAGAACTTTGACTCTAAGAGACGAATCACTGTCCGGAATCTCAGGATTCGAGAAGATATTGCAAAA TATTTGCGGAATTTAGATCCAAATTCTGCTTACTATGATCCCAAAACTAGAGCGATGAGAGAGAATCCTTATGCCAACGCAGGAAAAAATCCAGATGA agtGAGCTATGCTGGGGATAACTTCGTTAGATACACAGGAGATACCATTTCAATGGCTCAGACACAGT TGTTTGCTTGGGAAGCCTATGACAAGGGATCTGAAGTACATCTGCAGGCCGATCCTACAAAACTAGAGCTGTTGTACAAGTCCTTCAAAGTCAAAAAAGAAGACTTCAAAGAACAGCAGAAAGAAAGCATCTTGGAAAAG TATGGTGGCCAAGAACACTTGGATGCCCCTCCAGCTGAATTGCTTTTAGCTCAGACTGAAGACTATGTGGAGTACTCAAGGCATGGGACAGTCATCAAAGGACAGGAACGAGCTGTTGCTTGCTCTAAGTATGAGGAAGATGTGAAGATCCACAATCACACA CATATCTGGGGATCTTACTGGAAAGAAGGCCGATGGGGATACAAATGCTGTCACTCTTTTTTCAAGTATTCCTACTGCACTGGAGAAGCTGGCAAGGAGATTGCT AATTCAGAGGAATGTattataaatgacatatctggAGAAGAATCTGTGAAAAAACCTCAAACCCTCATGGAG ATGCATCAGGAGAAactaaaagaagagaagaagaagaaaaagaagaagaaaaagaagcatcgGAAGAGCAGTTCAGATAGTGatgatgaagaaaagaaacatgagaaATTGAAGAAG GCACTGAATGCAGAGGAGGCTCGCCTTCTTCACGTCAAGGAGATCATGCAGATTGATGAGAGGAAGCGGCCTTACAATAGCATATATGAAACTCGGGAACCCACtgaagaggaaatggaggcctATAGAATGAAACGTCAGAGGCCAGATGACCCCATGGCTTCCTTCCTTGGGCAGTAG
- the ZBED8 gene encoding protein ZBED8 has product MSKKRKWDDDYVRYWFTCTTEVDGTQRPQCVLCNSVFSNADLRPSKLSDHFNRQHGGIGGHDLNSLKHMPTPSDQSETLKALGVASHEDALLQASYQFAYLCAKEKNPHTIAEKLVKPCALEIAQIVLGPDAQKKLQQVPLSDDVIHSRIDEMSQDILQQVLEDIKASPLKVGVQLAETMDMGDCSQLMAFVRYIKEREIVEEFLFCEPLQLTMKGKDVFSLFRDFFLKHKIALDVCGSVCTDGASSMLGENSEFVACVKKEAPHIVITHCLLNPHELVTKTLPTKLRDALFTVVRVINFIKGRAPNHRLFQAFFEEIGIEYSVLLFHTEMRWLSRGQILTHIFEMYEEINQFLHHQSSNLVDGFENKEFKVHLAYLADLFKHLNELSASMQRTGMNTVSAREKLSAFVRKFPFWLKRIEKRNFTNFPFLEEIIISDNEAASIAAEITLHLQQLSNFFHGYFSIGDLTEASKWILDPFLFNLDFVDDGYLMKNDLAELRASGQILMEFETMKLEDFWCAQFTVFPSLAKTALEILIPFATTYLCELGFSSLLHFKTKSRSCFNMSDDIRVAISKKVPRFSDIIEQKLQLQQKSL; this is encoded by the coding sequence ATGTCGAAGAAACGCAAATGGGATGATGACTATGTTCGTTACTGGTTCACCTGTACAACAGAGGTTGATGGAACTCAGCGCCCACAGTGTGTTTTGTGTAACTCAGTATTTTCAAATGCTGACCTCAGACCATCAAAATTGTCTGATCATTTTAACAGACAGCATGGTGGTATAGGTGGGCATGATCTCAATAGCCTGAAGCATATGCCAACACCATCTGATCAGAGTGAAACCTTGAAAGCACTTGGAGTTGCATCTCACGAGGATGCCTTATTACAAGCATCGTATCAGTTTGCGTATTTATGTGCCAAGGAGAAGAATCCTCATACAATAGCTGAAAAATTAGTGAAACCTTGTGCATTGGAAATAGCACAGATAGTTTTGGGACCAGATGCACAAAAGAAGCTTCAGCAGGTACCCTTATCAGATGATGTGATCCATTCTAGAATTGATGAAATGAGCCAGGATATCTTACAGCAAGTTCTAGAAGATATCAAAGCCAGTCCTCTTAAAGTGGGTGTTCAACTTGCTGAGACAATGGACATGGGTGACTGCAGTCAGCTAATGGCATTTGTACGAtacataaaagaaagagagatcgTAGAAGAATTTCTGTTCTGTGAACCATTGCAGTtaacaatgaaaggaaaagatgTGTTCAGTCTCTTCAGAGACTTCTTTTTGAAGCATAAGATAGCACTTGATGTATGTGGCTCTGTTTGTACTGACGGTGCTTCTTCTATGCTAGGAGAAAATTCAGAATTTGTTGCCTGTGTCAAAAAAGAGGCACCTCATATCGTGATCACACATTGTTTGTTGAATCCTCATGAACTTGTGACAAAGACTTTGCCTACAAAACTGAGAGATGCTCTGTTTACCGTGGTGAGAGTAATAAATTTTATCAAAGGACGAGCTCCAAATCATCGCCTCTTCCAggctttttttgaagaaattggaATCGAGTATAGTGTCCTCCTTTTCCATACTGAAATGAGGTGGCTTTCCCGAGGTCAAATACTTAcccatatttttgaaatgtatgaagaaataaatcagtTTCTTCACCACCAAAGCAGTAATTTAGTTGATGGCTTTGAAAATAAAGAGTTTAAAGTTCACTTAGCATACCTTGCAGATTTATTCAAACACCTGAATGAGCTTAGTGCATCAATGCAAAGGACTGGGATGAATACAGTATCAGCTAGAGAAAAGTTATCAGCTTTTGTTAGGAAGTTTCCATTCTGGCTAAAGCgaattgagaaaagaaattttaccaactttccttttcttgaagAAATCATTATTTCAGATAATGAAGCAGCAAGCATTGCAGCTGAAATAACACTGCATCTGCAACAGCTGAGCAACTTCTTTCAtggatatttttctattggaGATCTTACTGAGGCAAGTAAATGGATACTGGATCCGTTTCTTTTTAATCTGGACTTTGTCGATGATGGTTATTTGATGAAAAATGATCTGGCTGAATTACGAGCTAGTGGCCAAATTCTAATGGAATTTGAGACAATGAAGCTTGAGGATTTCTGGTGTGCTCAGTTCACAGTGTTCCCAAGCCTGGCAAAGACAGCTCTAGAAATTCTTATACCATTTGCAACTACGTACCTTTGTGAGTTGGGATTTTCatcacttttacattttaaaacaaagtccaGAAGCTGCTTTAATATGAGTGATGACATCCGTGTGGCTATTTCAAAAAAAGTTCCTCGTTTCTCAGACATCATTGAACAGAAGCTACAGCTACAGCAGAAGTCACTGTGA